A single Nostoc sp. PCC 7107 DNA region contains:
- the topA gene encoding type I DNA topoisomerase: MPKRLLVVESPGKVKKLSQILGADWIVRASCGHIRELSDTGEDSLGFVIDDDHVKCNYVPRDQRSKETIQQLKAVSKQVDEVVLATDPDREGETIAWHLKEVLGLREPKRVIYSEITASAVQSAIANPRKLDSNLVGAGLCRDCLDKLVGYKGSPLVWALNNGAKSVGRVQSATLHLICQREREIVTFVPQDYWSVWVDYAEGFRAFYKGTANSPTDAPESETEAHDDAADNSTKAPESKRVLSEAEAIRLVEEARQHPHQVIQVEGKTVYRQPPPPFITSTLQQAAGSKLKLAPDKTMVLAQKLYEAGLITYMRTDSVMLSPEFCTAARQWLEEHDPQNVPQQVAKHRSAKTAQEAHEAIRPTDVFRPSVQLRQELPADEFDLYVMIWKRAIASQCRAAQLRKTQIITQSGSLLWQARGQVIEFYGYARYWNNLSKDSVLTVVQQGQALTLDNANSEKKQTQPPPRYSEPKLVQLMERKGIGRPSTFAPTVATLKKRSYVQLIKGNLQPTTLGLEVDDFLQKALPDLLEAEFTAKMESALDAIAAGKQGWQQYLTTWNKNYFVPALAKAKTVVIIPSNTKTSVSESKYDTSKTRCPECNNFLAKIPSSKVKKKYFLKCNSGCANIVLFWSDFNKSWQPPRAQETKPENRSQSPAKLSSYPCPVCKKPLEEYSYTKDGQSKTMLRCSAASRQDKKHKDVAYFSTAKGWWSPKFGELNSERK, translated from the coding sequence ATGCCGAAACGCCTTCTAGTTGTTGAATCTCCTGGGAAAGTCAAAAAGCTCAGTCAGATTTTGGGTGCTGATTGGATTGTCCGAGCTAGTTGCGGTCACATCCGCGAACTCAGCGATACAGGCGAAGATTCGTTGGGTTTTGTCATTGATGATGATCATGTCAAATGCAACTATGTACCGCGTGACCAACGCTCTAAAGAAACTATCCAGCAGCTAAAGGCAGTTAGCAAGCAGGTTGATGAAGTTGTTCTCGCCACAGACCCAGATAGAGAAGGGGAAACAATTGCTTGGCATCTCAAAGAAGTGCTGGGATTACGGGAACCGAAACGAGTTATCTACAGTGAAATTACCGCCTCTGCGGTGCAAAGTGCGATCGCAAATCCTCGCAAACTCGATTCTAACTTGGTTGGTGCTGGACTTTGCCGCGATTGTCTCGATAAGCTTGTAGGCTACAAAGGTAGTCCCTTAGTTTGGGCGTTAAATAATGGTGCGAAGAGTGTCGGTCGAGTACAAAGTGCGACTTTGCACCTAATATGTCAGCGAGAACGAGAAATTGTCACCTTTGTACCCCAAGACTATTGGAGTGTGTGGGTAGACTACGCCGAAGGATTCCGGGCTTTTTATAAAGGCACAGCCAATTCTCCCACAGATGCGCCAGAATCAGAAACAGAAGCCCATGACGATGCAGCAGATAATAGCACAAAAGCGCCAGAGTCAAAACGGGTTCTTTCGGAAGCAGAAGCCATACGTTTAGTCGAAGAAGCTCGTCAGCATCCCCATCAAGTGATACAAGTTGAAGGTAAAACTGTATATCGTCAACCACCGCCACCATTTATTACTTCCACACTGCAACAAGCCGCCGGTTCCAAGCTAAAATTAGCCCCAGACAAAACAATGGTTTTAGCCCAAAAGCTGTATGAAGCTGGGTTAATTACATATATGCGGACAGATTCAGTAATGTTAAGCCCTGAATTCTGCACTGCGGCTCGTCAATGGTTGGAAGAACATGATCCGCAGAATGTACCACAGCAAGTTGCCAAACATCGCAGTGCGAAAACAGCCCAAGAAGCACATGAAGCGATTCGCCCTACCGATGTATTTCGTCCATCAGTCCAGCTACGGCAAGAATTACCTGCTGATGAATTTGACTTGTATGTGATGATTTGGAAAAGAGCGATCGCCTCTCAATGTCGGGCTGCTCAACTCCGCAAAACTCAGATTATCACTCAGTCGGGTTCTTTGTTGTGGCAAGCTAGAGGCCAAGTAATCGAATTTTACGGTTACGCTCGCTATTGGAATAACCTCAGCAAAGATAGTGTGTTAACTGTGGTGCAACAGGGACAAGCCTTAACTCTAGACAATGCTAATTCAGAGAAAAAACAGACTCAGCCGCCACCTCGTTACAGTGAACCGAAATTAGTCCAACTCATGGAGCGTAAAGGTATCGGTCGTCCGAGTACATTCGCGCCCACGGTTGCTACCCTCAAGAAACGAAGTTATGTGCAGTTAATCAAGGGAAATCTTCAACCCACAACGTTAGGGCTAGAAGTTGATGATTTTTTGCAGAAAGCTTTGCCAGATTTACTAGAAGCAGAGTTCACCGCCAAAATGGAAAGCGCCCTCGATGCGATCGCCGCAGGCAAACAAGGCTGGCAGCAATACTTAACAACTTGGAATAAAAATTACTTCGTTCCAGCCTTAGCAAAAGCCAAAACTGTTGTTATCATACCTTCAAATACGAAAACCTCAGTATCTGAAAGCAAATATGATACTTCTAAAACTCGCTGTCCTGAGTGTAATAATTTTCTCGCTAAAATTCCCAGCAGCAAAGTCAAGAAAAAATATTTCCTCAAATGCAACAGTGGCTGTGCAAATATAGTCCTATTTTGGAGTGACTTTAACAAATCTTGGCAACCACCACGCGCCCAAGAAACCAAGCCAGAAAATCGCTCCCAATCACCTGCGAAATTAAGCTCGTATCCCTGTCCAGTCTGCAAAAAACCTCTAGAAGAGTATAGCTATACCAAAGACGGACAGAGCAAAACCATGCTGCGTTGTTCTGCTGCGTCTCGTCAAGATAAAAAGCATAAAGATGTGGCTTATTTTAGTACAGCCAAAGGTTGGTGGAGTCCTAAATTTGGCGAGTTGAATTCAGAGAGAAAATAA